One window of the Ictidomys tridecemlineatus isolate mIctTri1 chromosome 11, mIctTri1.hap1, whole genome shotgun sequence genome contains the following:
- the Tshb gene encoding thyrotropin subunit beta: protein MTAIFLMSMLFGLACGQAMTFCIPTEYTMHVDRRECAYCLTINTTICAGYCMTRDINGKLFLPKYALSQDVCTYRDFIYRTVEIPGCPHHVAPYFSYPVAVSCKCGKCNTDYSDCVHEAIKTNYCTKPQKSYLLGFSV from the exons aTGACTGCTATCTTCCTGATGTCCATGCTTTTTGGTCTTGCATGTGGGCAAGCAATGACTTTTTGTATTCCAACCGAGTATACAATGCATGTCGATAGGAGAGAGTGTGCTTATTGCCTAACCATCAACACCACCATCTGTGCTGGATATTGTATGACACGG GATATCAATGGCAAGCTGTTTCTTCCCAAATATGCCCTCTCCCAAGATGTGTGTACATATAGAGACTTCATCTACAGGACTGTAGAAATACCAGGATGCCCACATCATGTTGCTCCATATTTCTCCTACCCTGTCGCTGTAAGCTGCAAATGCGGCAAATGTAACACTGATTATAGTGACTGTGTACATGAGGCCATCAAGACAAACTACTGCACCAAACCTCAGAAGTCCTATCTGCTGGGATTTTCTGTGTAG